DNA from Musa acuminata AAA Group cultivar baxijiao chromosome BXJ1-5, Cavendish_Baxijiao_AAA, whole genome shotgun sequence:
GAAACAATATAGGATATTGTGAAAAAGTTCATTAAGTACCATACATTCCTCTGTTCATGTTAATGATTTTCCATATAGCACACTTAAGAAAAGAAATGACAGCTGAAGGCATGTACTAATTATGATAAGTTCTGGTTTTCTATGATTTATGTAGCATACTTAGAAAGGAAGTGGCAGTTGCAGGAATGGACTATGACAAGTTATCATGATAtctgagaaaaaaatattaaatgatgatatatttctCTACCTGGTGAAACTTTTGTTCTTTGACCAACTGCTGCCTCCCCAGAAAATTCACCTTTAGCTTCTCTATACTCATCGAGTTGGAGAACTACCAGCTCTTGGTCCCGTTGGTCCTTAGTCATTTTCACAATGCAGTACAGTACTCCATTAGTGACTTCAGCATCAACATAGAAATCACTCGAGTAAAAGAGACTTGGATTCAAAAAATATGCTGCAGAATGAAGGGGGCTGTGGAGATAGTTATCCCATATATCATCTATTAAAGACCAAATATGACTATATCTTGCTTCTTCACCTCCCAAATTCTTTTTAATTAGTTCTTTTGCACAATCAATGGAATCATACAAAAATCCCATTGGAGATCTATCCCTCCCGCTGATCTGGTGCAAGATACCAATAAGTGGATTTGTGACCTTCAAGACATCAACTGCAGCAACCCAAAATGAAGAATTTTGTACCAACTTAGATATGTTTTTACCCTTTGTATTAGAAGCCAAATCGGAGGTATCCCATATTGGAGAGTTGAAGATGCTGAGTAAATTCTCTCTCTCAGCTACCATGTTCTGCAATGTAACAAAAGGTGCCACTGATTCTAAGTTGGAGGTTCGAACAAGATCATTTCCTCGCATGTGTTCTTTCATTAGTTTCAGTGTCAAGGCATTACTATAAATAAATCTTGTAATGGCCTTAGCATCACTTAGTAACTTATTAACATAATCAAGCGCTTGAATTTTCTCTAAAATGATATTTATACAATAGTCTGCACAGAGTGTCCAAAAAATGGTTCGGTACTTTTCCATAATTCTCTTTCCAGTAGCCTCCATACAATCTGATGTCTCATGAGCAACCACTTGAACAACATACTCAACTCCCACCTCTTCAATGGCATCACAGATCAACAAGAACAATGTGTCAGGGTCTTCAACAGCATTGGATGCATCTACAGATCTCAGAAAAATTGTGCCTAGGGGGCAATTCACTAGAAAAATTATTAGGCTTCTGCCCTTTTGATCAATCCAACCATCTAGCAAGATGCTACACCCAGTTCGTCCCCAAGACTGCTTCACATCCTCCACATGCTTAAGAACTTCAGTTGTCTCCTCATGAAGGATCATTCCCTTCAATTCATCATAGGTTGGAACCTTGTACCCAGTCCCACAGCCAATGACAGCATCGACCATCCCCTGAAAAGAAGGTAACTTGATATTGGCAGTATCAATGCCAGCCTCAAAAAAGAACCTACCGATACACCTCGCTGCATGCCATGCTGGTTCGTCCTTCGCTTCTTCCTTGATTACTTTGTAAATGTTTTCTCCAATGAATGATCTGGGGGTGCTATGATTTACAGTTTCAGCTGAGTGAGGATCCAAAGTATTCATTCCCTTCTCAAGGGATTGTTTAGGACAAAAGTTATTTATGCTCGAGCTCTCACCCACACTAATCTCTGTTCCTCCATTGCCCTCAATTGAACCAGTCATAGGGGTTAATTTAGGCTGGCAACATCGCTGTTCACCGGATGCAGGAGAAAATTTCCTCTTCAATGGAAGCTCAGGATGTTCTATTCTCCCaacctccttgagtagtcgttCTTTCTTCTTCTCAAGCAAGGCATTCCTCATCCCAACCTTTACAACAGCTGGAACTTTAATGCATGCAGTCACGTCACTCCCAACAGCAGCCAGGTGGTGCTTGAGACGGCTAAAGCCTCCAACCTCCTTCGCACAGTACTTGCATTggactctcttcttctcctcgtcaATGGGAGTTCCATGTTCCTCAATTGTGTCTCCAGAGGTGCTTGTACTCATTACTCCTAGAAAGAGTACTCTGTACTTCCTGCTTTACAACAATATCAATTTGACACAGCGAAATAACAAAAAATTATACTCctgtgattttaatttgaaaaatcaGAGAAATCATGCAATATCCAAGCGGGTTGCACCATGATGCATGTGTCAAATAAACCTACAAATTTTGGGATAATAATTCTTCACaaattaaaatccaaaagcaatatACTTCAGCAGTACATAATTGAAACATCTTTATTGCAAAATTCAAAAGAAGGAAAGATCAATCAGTTCTAGTGATTTAAAACACAATACTGCATGATTAATGTGGTTACAACATCTGCAAAAGCCTGATTGAGGTTATGGCAGCATGTGCCACCAATTTGATGCCAGGAAGGTGGCCTTTCCAACAACAACCCCCTTATTAACTCGATCATCAGTTTAGACTCCATGCATGTCAATCAGTGGGCAATCCAACCTTGATTGAGAAAGGAAAAAGCCATAGAGATCCTTAACAAGAAGTTTTCACCTAGTGCAACTCGTTAAACTCTGAACATTATGACACAACAAATCTCAATACTTGAAAAATGTAGTTTTTAATCTTAGAATTAAATACAAATTATAATTCATGCAACAAAGGTTCATCAAAGCCTTGTGTTCATGAAACTGGactaaaatatatgaaaaacAACAGAAAGATTACATAATACAAAAGTCAAGAAGAGGGAAGGCAGCCACCAATCTCATGATAACTAAATCATGTTACCAGTGAAAGGAAGGGCGAAAAAGGATGCATCGAATCTCTCAACTTCAGATCTCTGCAAAATTAGATTAGTATTGCAAACAacagcagcagaaaactttcgctcCACCCTTAATCCATGAGTTgacagaaaaaaagaaagagctgGGAGAGAGAAGGATGTGATTTGATGTGTTACATGCACCTCAGGCGTATCACCCATGGATGAGTTGACACTGACGAATCTTTGACAGTACAGATCCTCCCAGTCATCTTTTGATCTTGGCCCTCCAAGAACTTTCTGAAACGTTCTTTGTGGATGCCAAGTTTGGCACTTGATTATTACCATATTCTGTTTCTACCTATTTCTATTCAATGAATATGAGAAGATGACACTTGATTATTACCATATTCTGTTTCTACATTTTTCTATTCAATGAATATGAGAAGATGATGTATGGCACAAAACTACGTTCAGCTGCAATAGTCTAGACTCTAGAGCCTGTAGGATTTGGATAAGAGTCACTACATAAATTCCTAAGGAATTTAGAAGTTCACCAAAACTTGGACCAACAAGGAGCAGCTATAGAAAAGAaacttcttatttttttatttttataatttttctacATAAGCTATTCTTTAATTTAGTTGATATATCAGGGAGTCCCTAGAGTTCGGTCTTGGATTCAATTGATTTGCAAGAGCCATAAAATGTTACTGGCATTTGGATTGTGCTCTAGAAAGTAATAGTGATATTGTTTAGTGTAATTTTCGTTGGATGCATATATTGTCCTTGCTATGCAATAGAATTAATTGCATTATATCTTAGTTTACGTTAGTTTGTCCCTTAGTTGATAGTTTGGAGGTTTTTCTCTCCCTCGAAGTAAAGAAGCCTCCTTTTTGAGAGGATTCATATACCAACAATCTTAATCTTACAATAAATCAACTTTTATTAAGGAAAAAGAAACCTATTACATTAACGCAATATTTCACTGCCAGGTTGCTGTCACACAGCAAAACCCGACACTCAAAGAAAGCTCAAGAGGTCTCAAATCTTGGAATCAAACAGCACTTCAAAGAAAGCTCAAGAGGTCTCAAATCTTGGAATCAAACAGCACTACCAATCCATGCAGTAGAAAAACTACATAAGAAAACCCTGTATTCTTGATTTCAAACCAAGATAAACATAGGCAATCGAAGAAGGACACAAGGCAAagttgaagaagaggaggaagctacaccgACCTGAACAAATCGAAGTCATGTCACCCATGAGAGGAGAGGaaaggggaggaggagaggaagaagattcCGGGCGCAGCGCTGCCGGCCGGCTATCGGGTTGTCGGGTTTGGGTCGCGGTTGAGCCGCGCAAAATTTAGACCAGAGTAGGGAATACGAGTGGCCGAGGAAGACGCGCTTTCCACGAACGGAACGGGATTTTTCTGCCCCCAAAGGACACTCGAGATTGGATTGGTTGGAGTTGAGATGGAGAGAGTCAAGAAAGAGAGAGacggagaggagaaagaggattTGCCGAGAGGATGCGTGTGAGGCGTCGGGCGGTCTGCTTTGTGATTCCTGGCCCTCTGATGGACGAGACGCGCTGCGCTGCCTGTCGATCACAGCCGTCCGTCGGGGACCCCGGAAATCGTGCGTAGCCGATATTGAGACGGTGTCGCCCGTCGATCCAGGCCGTCCGTTCTGGGCTTGCGGAGTAGGCAGATTTCGAGAGACTTGCGGTAAGATGCGTGCAACTTCGATCCAGGCCGTCCGTGCGGAACTCCAGGAATCGTGCTCAGCCGATATCAAGTCGTGAGCGTTCTGAGAGGCATGCATTAAACTGCGATCGAGTCGTGTTTTATGGTTTGACCGTCGATCGAGGCCGTTCGTTCGGCACTTCGGAACCGTGACTTGCGACAAGATGCGTGCATATGAGATGGTCGAGACGCTGGGGCCGGGTCGCCTGTCGATCCGGGCCGCGTCGTCGGAGCCCAGCCAGCCATATCCTTGACCTGCTCGTCCCCATTTCCTCCGCATTCCTCTGAAGAGCTTTGCGGTGGATGGAAGGGGAGGAAAGCCTGCTGCGGATACTGTTTGTGCATGCAGATGGAGAGTGCAGAGAGGATGGTGGAGGCATTCGAGAGCTACAGGTGACAGTCGTATCAACACTTGGCTTCTGGTTCTCGTTGATATTGGTTCACATCTCATTTAGAATCGCCTTGCACTTCCTGCAAATGGATAGATTGGTTGATGATAGCAGCAATCCCTGAAGGACTCGAAAAGATCTAATGGCCGTCAGAAAAGTTCATTAGGAATTATGCAGTTTCAGCAATCACAAGTTAATATTCTGCTTCTTCTTATTGCTAGAAGAAGAGGCAGGGGAGATTCCAGCAGAGTCTGTGGTGTCACCTGGGAAGATCATGAGAAGGGCAGAAGCACAACGAACGCAAGAACTACCTAAAGTAATAGATTCTCTCATTAGAAAATGTTACAGATGAACACCATGAACTGTCATACTCTTAGGTTTGTGAGACACGGTTCTGGACTTGGTAGGTGAATAAAACTAGCATCACCAAACTATTACTGTGCCGAAGAACTATGTGATACGTGGTTGTTGCTGCTTTATCGTCTGTGCCTACACGCATTAAAGACCAGTGCATTTCATCTACAAATAGCTTGCAAAGGAATCCACTCGCAGCAGATAACCTCAGAAACCCACAATTTTGTCATCTGGTGGAGGTACGAGGATTTATCACCATGTCTGAAAACGATTCTAAACCATCCTCCGAATTCCATGAAGGTTGAGCTGGGCACTTGCATGCTGGGAAGCAGAGCTCCCATGGTGTGTCTCTCTCCCTTGGACCACAAAATAATGGTGATGCAGGGCCAGAGAAGACGTTGGTACCACAGAGCACCTTTCCATGATCGAATCCTATACTTATCATCACACATAATAGCTAAATATACTGTGTTCCTCTCAGTCTGCAGAGTTGATATGGATAATGCAAACATAACTTCACCATGGCTGATTTGTGTCAACTAGATCAATGTTTTCTTCCAAATGGAAAGATAGAGAGGTCAAGCAAATCCAAATTATTAACACAATATCCTGAGTATAATACATCTTAAATTACATGTTCAAAAGTGCTTAAGCATAAATTCCAGGCTACTTAGGAATAGATTTGAACTCACAAGAAACACATCAGATGCAGCCTAAAGTCTCCCCAGTTCAAGTGTAGATGCTCTTCATGCATTCTCATAAGACTTAacattttcttctctctctctctctctctctgtctctctctctctctctctctctctcctcaacaCTTCAACATGAAAAAAACTTCAAATCAGAGGACAGAGGCCAATCAAAGTTGAAACAATATGGCAGTCTATGTTTGCTTGAGAGTTGGTCATTCAAGAGCCCAAAAATTAACAGACCTTAATCCTCCTTAGACATCATGAGAAGACCAGACGGTTGACTATTTACTATTCATGCAACACAGTGTGCCAAAATCCACTCCATATTCCTGACATTTTTGTTGGACTATCACATCAAATGAATTTAAGCAAAGAGGACATTGTCCACTAGTTCATCAACACCAACCAACTTATTGTGGATGTCTCATCAGTGTTGTCCTTAATTTCCCATCCCAACCATCTACTGTAACACAATCAATCTGAAAGCAGTAATGATCTGCCACTAAATGATACACCACAAACTCTTTACAGGAGCTGCTGCTGTTCTTGTTAAGCCAAATCACAAGGGGTTTCAGACACCATACAATTCATTGGGTCAAAGCATATGTTCCATCATCATACAACATAAAAAGATTCGGAAATAATAGTGTTTTGATTCAGTTCCTATTCAACATGTTTTGAATGAGGAGTGTCAATTTTacatgataatattatttttttcacaaTGCaccttttttttgccttttttttttgttttgatatggaaaaatgatattaatttattttatataaataatatttaattataattaatttaaaaaaataaaattaaaatgctTTAAATTAAGTCTCACTGAAGACGCGACGACTTTGGACACGAACGCCACCTACTTACACGCGCCGGTTCAAAGGGAGGTGGGATTCCCCTCCGCGCTCGATCGGTCCCCGCTTCGGCACACAGGAGGGGAGTGCGGCGGTGGGGTGGGATTCCGATTGAGTCGATGCTGGAAGGCCCAAGCGGCGACCACGGTGGTGGGTTCAAGGTGGAAGAGAAGCGAGGGCTTGGGAGCTGCAGGCTCGCGCACATGGTGGGTCGAGGAAGGCTTCTCTTTCCGCCCTCGTACTCGCGCACGCACAAAACATGTATCGCCAAAAACCTTTAAGCTCGGTTGGAAACCGCGGCTGCACCAACTCCTGTTTCCGGGTTCACAAATGgcaggagaaaagaaaagagggcatTAAATTGGTGTCGGCCTGTTTGAAGGTTCTGCCTTTTTCTCACTGGGTTGTCGGTTTATCCATCGCTTTTCTGCCTTCTTTGCGAGGGATTCTGCTTCCGTGGTGGAAATCGGTGGCCTCCTTGCCTCATTTGCGTAAAAGATGGATCTTGCGTCTGCCCGTTTTCCTCTCCGATGTGGGAGAAGGAATACGCTTTTTACCGAGTGAAAGTAGATGGTGGGGCTAATGGTTGTCTGGCGGGATTAGGTTCAAGGCTTTGCACCAAGCAAATGGAAAAATATGGTGAGTCCTTTATGATCCGAGATCTCATCGTTTACGCTCAATCGTCTTCGTTCTTTATGTGCAACCTTGCTAGATTCAAGACGCAATTTTGAAGAGTGAAAATGATTTAGTGAAGAGGATCTCGCTTAAAGATTGCTCCTTTCTTGAAGCCATTTGGATTAAAAGTTCTTCTTTGAGGATCTGTAGGATAGCCATctggtccccccccccccccccccggggaCCTGCTGTGTCAGAAAGTATGTGTTCGATTGATTCAAGTGGGGACTGCAGTAAAAGGGGAAGGGAGAAAAGCCGTTCCTGACGCATTCCTATGTAGATTTACCGATTAGTGTCCTGACGTATCTCGTTTGGTCTCTTGCCTtatttttgttgaagaaagcaatctCCTCCAGTTCTTTATTTATTGGGGAGGTTTGTTTTCAGATAGACTGGTGCTGGAAGTCTGGAAGTAACaataaaagagaaagatttgtggCTTACATGTTTGGTTGGTGGAAAAAGAAAAAGTCTTGATATGAAAGAGATTATTGTCGACCATTTTGTATAGGAGTCGGGTCACTTTCTCCCAAGGTGCCATCTTTATAAATTGTTCTCCTTATTTGAAGGCCCGGCATGTGGTAAAACAGTAGAAGGCCTTCTGTGGAATAAGATAATTGTGTAAACTCATGAAAGGAGGATTGGCTGGAAGGGGCAGAAAAAAGCTGCGGACCAGGAGAGAGAGCCTTAATTATGTGTACAGGAGCGAATCAGAGCAGAAATATGGCCTTTATAGCTTGGATTTGAGTTATGATATAgagagcaaaattgaatttgtacTGCTATGTCAGTCAGCGAGCTGGTGGGACAAGCTTCTGTGGCCGGCGTTGCAAAGTGATCAGTCATGGGAAAGTCTTATTATATCTTGTCAAGCTCATCTCCCGTTCAGCTGGTGGAGGGTGGATTTGAAAGAGATGTCCACATGCTTTAGTGAAAGGAGGTCAATTTAACTAGAATTAGGGGGTTAGGGCTCACTGCAGGGTAATGATGATGCAAGCAAGAAAGCAGATTTAGCTCTGCTGTACGTGTCTGTGGAGGGGAGGGCATCCTTTGTATGATCCCAGGAGGTAAACATGTACTTCCACATCTAGTTGCTTTTTATTCAGGTGTCCATCGGATTCATTGTTATTTCTGATCTGTTCCAACAGTTTTTGTAGCCCTTGTTGGGGTTTTCTTTCCCAAGCTGTGGTTTTCAAGCATGGTACAAGTCGGGCCAGTTGCTGAAATTTTCCAGGTGGGAAACCCTTTCTTCAACTGGGTTTTTTGTACtcccttgaattttcttgaatatTTAATTACTTGATTTGTTGCCTGATGCAGTAGGTTGGTGTTCCACATTTTATGGGACATAATAGtacttgagatttttcttttGTTGAGTGCTGCTACCTTTTGCCATGGATTGGACTTCAAAGATGCCCTTCCATTTTGATTGGGAAACTTTGGCACCATTTAATGGAGAAGAAACTGAAATATCTGAACCCGCACTGGAACTTAAATCAAAGATCGGAAGTGGCGTAGCCATGGGCAATGGATCTGTATATTCGTCCAGTGGGGTTCTGTGCTCTAGCTCTGAAATGGGCAACTGTTTATCTAAAAGCTCCATTTCAGCATCTGTTGATTCTTCATCCAAGGCAATGAAGAGGCTACCAGAGGTCGACTTTGAATCAGTTGGAGGATTTCTTGTTCACCAGAACAAGAATAAAGATTTAGCTAGGGTGCATGATTTCAGAACTTCACATGCTGTAGAGTCTGCAGAAGGCATCAAGGAGTCTGTGATGGGACTGAAGCTTGGCAAAAGAACATATTTTGAAGATCCTTGTGCTGGGAGTAACATCAAGAGCCCATCTTCTTCGGCTTCTTTCACCCCATCAACCACttcagttaagaaatcaagagtctATCAGCAGAGCCTGCTGAGTTCTTACTGCCAGGTTGAAGGTTGTAATATTGACCTCAGCACAGCTAAAGATTATCATCGAAAGCATAGAGTTTGTGAGAGCCATTCCAAGTCCCCCAAGGTTGTTGTTGCTGGTCAGGACCGGAGGTTTTGCCAACAATGTAGCAGGTGGtgcttttttaattttttctataaTTAGTtccattttaataattattatgggcATAGATGTTGAGTGTTAAAGGACTTGTAGTCCTCTTTGGTTTTTAGGCATTGCAATTTGTGCTT
Protein-coding regions in this window:
- the LOC135674446 gene encoding uncharacterized protein LOC135674446, translated to MSTSTSGDTIEEHGTPIDEEKKRVQCKYCAKEVGGFSRLKHHLAAVGSDVTACIKVPAVVKVGMRNALLEKKKERLLKEVGRIEHPELPLKRKFSPASGEQRCCQPKLTPMTGSIEGNGGTEISVGESSSINNFCPKQSLEKGMNTLDPHSAETVNHSTPRSFIGENIYKVIKEEAKDEPAWHAARCIGRFFFEAGIDTANIKLPSFQGMVDAVIGCGTGYKVPTYDELKGMILHEETTEVLKHVEDVKQSWGRTGCSILLDGWIDQKGRSLIIFLVNCPLGTIFLRSVDASNAVEDPDTLFLLICDAIEEVGVEYVVQVVAHETSDCMEATGKRIMEKYRTIFWTLCADYCINIILEKIQALDYVNKLLSDAKAITRFIYSNALTLKLMKEHMRGNDLVRTSNLESVAPFVTLQNMVAERENLLSIFNSPIWDTSDLASNTKGKNISKLVQNSSFWVAAVDVLKVTNPLIGILHQISGRDRSPMGFLYDSIDCAKELIKKNLGGEEARYSHIWSLIDDIWDNYLHSPLHSAAYFLNPSLFYSSDFYVDAEVTNGVLYCIVKMTKDQRDQELVVLQLDEYREAKGEFSGEAAVGQRTKVSPDMWWSLHGCQCPELQRLAVKILSQNCYGPSRYMLRKAISEQLHAEARNLMEQQQFRDLEFVHYNRHLWLSPSSLKQEVEFVQEDLKPSEEWIVDNN